DNA from Spirochaetota bacterium:
GCCAATTCAGCCATTACCATTGTGAAACGCCAATACCATAAAGGCGATTGCGCCGGTGCAGCACTTGTTTTTTCAGCAACAAATAATCCAGAGGTAAATCGCAAAGTGTATGATGAAGCGTCGGTTTTAAATATCCCCATAAATGCCGTGGACGATCCTGATAACCCATCGTTTTATGTGCCATCGTTTTTTACACGCGGCTCACTCATAGTCGCGGTATCCACCGGTGGTGCGTCTCCTGCAATGGCAGCAAAAATACGAAGGCTCATTGAACAAAGCATCCCACAGGATATAGAGACAACACTGGATATGCTGAATGAAGCACGCACAATACTCAAAGAAAGCTACCGTAATCTTACATCCCACCAACGAAGTGAACTATTAAAAGCGATAGTTACCGATGAAATGCTTCTTGAACAGGCTGTTAAAGCTTTTGAGAATAATACACTCCATGAGTTTTTGAAATCACTACTAAAATAAA
Protein-coding regions in this window:
- a CDS encoding bifunctional precorrin-2 dehydrogenase/sirohydrochlorin ferrochelatase, which codes for MFYPIVYKIKGKRVVVIGGGQVAFRKVKDLVHCGANVVVIAPEILTELEEYALANSAITIVKRQYHKGDCAGAALVFSATNNPEVNRKVYDEASVLNIPINAVDDPDNPSFYVPSFFTRGSLIVAVSTGGASPAMAAKIRRLIEQSIPQDIETTLDMLNEARTILKESYRNLTSHQRSELLKAIVTDEMLLEQAVKAFENNTLHEFLKSLLK